The following coding sequences are from one Vicugna pacos chromosome 19, VicPac4, whole genome shotgun sequence window:
- the AP5S1 gene encoding AP-5 complex subunit sigma-1: MVYAFLIHTLRAPKAEEGLCRVLYSCFFGAENSPYDPRPRGPERDRLLRKEQILATARQVESMWQLQQQACGRPAMDLQSQSSDEPVPLQEAPCGAFRLAAGDPFQEPRTVVWLAVLSLGFTLVLDAHENLLLAEGTLRLLARLLLDHLRLLVPGANFLLRADRIEGILARFLPHGQLLFLNDQFVQGLEKEFSAAWPR, encoded by the exons ATGGTCTATGCCTTTCTCATCCACACCTTGCGGGCCCCGAAGGCTGAGGAGGGCCTTTGCCGAGTGCTCTACTCCTGCTTCTTTGGTGCGGAGAATTCACCCTACGACCCAAGACCACGTGGTCCTGAGAGGGACAGGCTCCTCCGAAAGGAGCAGATTTTGGCCACAGCCAG GCAGGTGGAGTCTATGTGGCAGCTGCAGCAGCAGGCGTGTGGCCGGCCTGCCATGGACCTGCAGTCCCAGTCTTCAGATGAGCCAGTGCCCCTGCAGGAGGCCCCATGTGGGGCCTTCCGCCTGGCCGCAGGGGACCCTTTCCAGGAGCCTCGGACAGTAGTATGGCTAGCTGTGCTCTCATTAGGCTTCACCCTGGTGCTGGATGCCCACGAGAACCTGCTGCTGGCCGAGGGCACACTCCGACTGCTGGCACGCCTTCTCCTTGACCACCTCCGGCTGCTGGTCCCTGGTGCCAACTTCCTGCTGCGGGCTGACCGCATTGAGGGCATCCTCGCCCGCTTCCTGCCACATGGTCAACTGCTCTTCCTCAATGACCAGTTTGTCCAGGGTCTAGAGAAGGAATTTAGTGCTGCCTGGCCCCGCTGA